In a genomic window of Rhinopithecus roxellana isolate Shanxi Qingling chromosome 2, ASM756505v1, whole genome shotgun sequence:
- the DDIT4L gene encoding DNA damage-inducible transcript 4-like protein — protein sequence MVATGSLSSKNPASISELLVCGYHPESLLSDFDYWDYVVPEPNLNEVIFEESTCQNLVKMLENCLSKSKQTKLGCSKVLVPEKLTQRIAQDVLRLSSTEPCGLRGCVMHVNLEIENVCKKLDRIVCDSSVVPTFELTLVFKQENCSWTSFRDFFFSRGRFSSGFRRTLILSSGFRLVKKKLYSLIGTTVIEGS from the exons ATGGTTGCAACTGGCAGTTTGAGCAGTAAGAACCCGGCCAGCATTTCAGAATTGCTGGTCTGTGGCTATCACCCAGAGAGCCTGCTAAGTG ATTTTGACTACTGGGATTATGTTGTTCCTGAACCCAACCTCAACGAGGTAATATTTGAGGAATCAACTTGCCAGAATTTGGTTAAAATGCTGGAGAACTGTCTGTCCAAATCAAAGCAAACTAAACTTGGTTGCTCCAAGGTCCTTGTCCCTGAGAAACTGACCCAGAGAATTGCTCAAGATGTCCTGCGGCTTTCCTCAACAGAGCCCTGTGGCTTGCGAGGTTGTGTTATGCACGTGAACTTGGAAattgaaaatgtatgtaaaaagCTGGATAGGATTGTGTGTGATTCTAGCGTGGTGCCTACTTTTGAGCTTACACTTGTGTttaagcaggagaactgctcatGGACTAGCTTTAGGGACTTTTTCTTTAGTAGGGGTCGCTTCTCTTCTGGTTTCAGGAGAACTCTGATCCTCAGCTCAGGATTTCGACTTGTTAAGAAAAAACTTTATTCACTGATTGGAACAACAGTCATTGAAGGGTcctaa